A window of the Brassica napus cultivar Da-Ae chromosome C5, Da-Ae, whole genome shotgun sequence genome harbors these coding sequences:
- the LOC106402197 gene encoding protein NRT1/ PTR FAMILY 6.3 has translation MSLPETKSQTLLDAWDFQGRPADRSKTGGWASAAMILCIEAVERLTTLGIGVNLVTYLTGTMHLGNATAANTVTNFLGTSFMLCLLGGFIAHTFLGRYLTIAIFAAIQATGVSILTLSTIIPGLQPPRCNPTTSSHCVQASGIQLTVLYLALYLTALGTGGVKASVSGFGSDQFDETEPKEQSQMTYFFNRFFFCINVGSLLAVTVLVYIQDDVGRKWGYGLCAFSIVLSLSIFLAGTNCYRFKKLIGSPMTQVAAVIVAAWRNRRLELPSDPSYLYDLDDVIAAEGSMKSKQKLPHTKQFRSLDKAAIKDQEAAMTQNVFNKWTLSTLTDVEEVKQIVRMLPIWATCILFWTVHAQLTTLSVAQSETMDRHIGSFEIPPASMAVFYVGGLLLTTALYDRVAIRLCKKLFNYPQGLKPLQRIGLGLLFAAMGMAVAALVEIKRLRTAHSHGPTVKTLPLGFYLLIPQYLIVGIGEALIYTGQLDFFLRECPKGMKTMSTGLLLSTLALGFFFSSVLVTIVEKFTDKAHPWIADDLNKGRLYNFYWLVAVIVTLNFLIFLVFSKWYVYKDKRLAELGIELEDEPDIPMGHA, from the exons ATGTCTCTTCCTGAAACAAAATCTCAAACCCTTTTGGATGCTTGGGACTTCCAAGGCCGCCCTGCCGATCGCTCTAAAACCGGTGGATGGGCTAGCGCCGCGATGATTCTCT GTATTGAGGCGGTAGAGAGGCTAACAACTTTAGGTATCGGCGTTAATTTAGTGACTTATTTGACGGGAACTATGCATTTAGGCAATGCAACAGCGGCTAACACCGTTACCAACTTCCTCGGAACTTCATTCATGCTCTGTCTCCTCGGTGGCTTCATAGCTCACACCTTTCTCGGAAG GTACTTAACGATTGCTATATTCGCCGCAATCCAAGCCACG GGTGTTTCGATTTTAACCCTCTCAACTATTATACCGGGACTTCAACCACCAAGATGCAACCCAACGACGTCGTCTCACTGCGTACAAGCAAGTGGAATACAACTGACGGTTCTGTACTTAGCCTTATACCTCACTGCCCTAGGTACAGGAGGTGTGAAGGCAAGTGTCTCCGGTTTTGGGTCAGACCAATTCGATGAGACTGAACCGAAAGAACAGTCACAAATGACATATTTCTTCAACCGCTTCTTCTTTTGTATAAATGTTGGCTCTCTTTTAGCCGTGACGGTCCTTGTCTACATACAAGACGATGTTGGACGCAAATGGGGATATGGCCTTTGCGCGTTTTCAATCGTACTTTCTCTAAGCATTTTCTTGGCCGGAACAAATTGCTACCGTTTCAAGAAGTTGATCGGTAGCCCGATGACTCAAGTTGCGGCGGTTATTGTGGCTGCATGGAGGAATAGACGGCTCGAGTTGCCGTCGGACCCGTCGTATCTATACGACTTGGATGATGTTATCGCGGCTGAAGGTTCGATGAAGAGTAAACAAAAGCTGCCACATACCAAACAATTCCG TTCGTTAGACAAGGCGGCGATAAAGGACCAAGAAGCGGCGATGACCCAAAACGTATTCAACAAATGGACACTTTCAACTCTAACCGATGTTGAGGAAGTGAAACAAATCGTTCGGATGTTACCAATTTGGGCAACATGCATCCTCTTTTGGACCGTCCATGCACAATTGACAACATTATCGGTCGCACAATCCGAGACAATGGACCGGCACATTGGGAGCTTTGAGATCCCTCCAGCCTCAATGGCCGTCTTCTATGTTGGTGGCCTCCTCCTAACGACCGCCCTTTACGACCGTGTCGCCATTCGCCTATGCAAAAAGCTATTCAACTACCCTCAAGGTCTAAAACCGCTTCAGCGCATTGGTTTAGGTCTCTTATTCGCAGCCATGGGTATGGCCGTAGCTGCTTTGGTAGAGATCAAACGTCTTAGAACCGCACATTCCCACGGCCCAACAGTCAAAACGCTTCCTCTAGGGTTTTATCTACTAATCCCACAGTACCTTATTGTTGGTATCGGCGAGGCGTTGATATACACAGGACAGTTGGACTTTTTCTTGAGAGAGTGTCCTAAAGGTATGAAAACGATGAGCACGGGGCTATTGTTGAGCACATTGGCGTTAGGGTTTTTCTTCAGCTCTGTTCTCGTGACTATTGTTGAGAAATTCACCGATAAAGCTCATCCGTGGATCGCTGATGATCTCAACAAGGGTCgtttatataatttctattGGCTTGTGGCCGTAATTGTTACTTTGAACTTCCTTATTTTCCTCGTTTTCTCCAAGTGGTACGTTTACAAGGACAAAAGACTAGCTGAGCTTGGGATTGAGTTGGAAGATGAGCCGGATATTCCCATGGGTCATGCatga